DNA from Triticum aestivum cultivar Chinese Spring chromosome 7D, IWGSC CS RefSeq v2.1, whole genome shotgun sequence:
cccttctcctcccaccccgccgccgccgcccgtcgccccgccgccccggctccccgccgccccaccgccccgtcccccgccgccccggccccctgcCGCctgggcccccgccgccccgcctcctccaccgccccgccccggccccccgccgccccgcctcctccaccgccccaccccggccccccgtcgccggcccctccccgacccgtcgccgccccccacagtgagcccctcccattttttttcttctgtttttttgtttttttttctgtttagataaggttttttagtttatgttttttcagtttagaattaattagtttaggttatttagtttaattagtttaggtttaattagtttaaatagtttagttttaattagtttaggtttttagtttaggtttaggttaagtagaagggggaagaagaagaagaagaagaagaagaagaagaagaagaagaagaggaagaggaggaggaggaggaggaggagaaagaagaagaagaagaagaagaagaagaagaggaggaggaggaggaggaggaggagaaagaagaagaagaagaagaagaagaagaagaagaagaagaagacgggggatgagaagaagtagaagaatgagaagaagtagaagtagtagaagaatgagaagaccccctgaccccccaaccccgacaccacaccccgacacccgaccccgactccaccccgacacccgaccccctaaccccctgaccccgacacgacaccccgaccccccgaccccctaacccctgaccccgacacgacaccccgaccccccgaccccgaaacagcaccccgaccccgacacgacaccccgacccccgacacgacaccccgacaccccgacaccccgaccccgagaccccgaccccgaccccgagaccccgaccccgacctcgaccccgaccccgaccccgacaccccgaccccgagcctgacccgacaccccgaccccgacaccgacacggcaccccgaccccgacccgacaccccgaccccgacaccgacacggcaccccgaccccgacccgacaccccgaccccgagaccccgaccccgacacggcaccccgagaccgacacgacaccccgacccccgacacctcccgaaaaggtgttctttggccttccagaagccgacggggtcatatatttgtgaattattagttaggtcatatatctttcgattttgttatgaaaaacatcatatataattgtgttgatcgggtagttttaaatgtgcagttgtttcatcgctgcgaggtttggtgttcgacgacctcgccgtgcgtttgacgagctctgccccttcgttcgtgggtgagcacaaatgacatgtcctcctcccccattaattatttgatctattccgatgaaacttgatagctagatatatatgtgtcttgaatcatcagtatgcgtaaccaatatgtgtctcccattcgaaagcgtcatagttataaatatgcatgcatttgcatattgataaccttgattctttcgaattgtccaacgctatccatggacagcccgagtatgtttagattgggttcgttttcccatatgctttgctccggatccgacgcataaatttcatcagtgcctcccctgttgttctccgggtacacatcctctctgtttattgcacatcaatgtcgttgccgggttgcgtagggccttggatgagaactgacattataatgaacttctgcttcatgcacagccaaggaggaaggttatagatacatagagtcacgggccatgtgctatgattgctgctcttctccccaaaaggattaatgctatccgcgcttaaaccaaaccacaCGTTCCAAGCGTCACCTACAAAGTCCCCCcactttcttttgatttttctccactccaacccgtcagcgggtgctctcaacttgccgtctttcttacggtcctctttgtgccatcacatcaacttggcatgctctttgtttctgaacaaatatttcaaccgtggtattataggagcataccacatcaccttggcaggaaccctcttcctgggccGCTCGCcttcaacatcaccagggtcatctcgtctgatcttataccgcaatgcaccacataccgggcatgcgttcaaatcctcgtacgtatcgcggtagaggatgcagtcattagggcatgcatgtatcttctgcacctccaatcttagagggcatagaaccttctttgctccgtacgtactgtcgggcaattcgttatcctttggaagcttcttcttcaatattttcagtagcttctcaaatgcgttgtcagatacaccattgtctgccttccacttcagcaattccagtgtggcaccgagctttgtgttgccatcttcgcaatttgggtacaacccttttttatgATCCTCTAGCATGCAATCGAACTTCAatttctccttttcactttcgcattgtctctttgcatcaacaataacccagcgaagatcatcatcgggcacatcgtctggttcctattgatcttcagcttcccccgttgcagcatcaccatattcagggggcacatagttgtcatcatcctcttcttcttcgttgtcttccatcataacccctctttctccgtgcttggtccaaacattatagtgtggcatgaaacccttctcaagtaggtgggtgtgaaggattttccggttagagtaagacttcgtattcccacatctaaggcatggacaacacataaaactattctacttgtttgcctcaggcactttgagaaaattatgcacgcccttactgtactcggaggtgcgtctgtcaccgtacatccattgccggttcatctgcgtgcattatatataattaagtgtgtcaaaaacaaTTACAGAACATCgtgaatagagaagtgaccaaagtaatagaagttcatcatcacattaaaaccaaagtacagtagtgatcaaatgttactactaaaaaaatacataaagttcatacatatatagttctcattgagcaacatatagctctctagaacATCTAATTAAGCCATACTTTGAAACTATATAAAACagttcaatgcaacaacaaatgtgatcataatcgcaactaaggtaacaattgatccaacggcataatgataccaagcctcagtatgaatggcatattttctaatctttccaatcttcaagcacattgcatccatcttgaccttgtgatcatcgacgacatctgcagCATGCAACTCCAATctcatcttcttctcctcctcaattctttttaattttttcttcaagtaattgttttcttttttaactaaatttaacctctcgataatagggtcggttggaatttccggttcacatacctcctagataaaaacatctatgtcacgttggtcggcataattgtcataaacactaaataaaacaaatagttataaaagatagtatataccacatccgaatcatagacaagacgagggccgacggaggcggataccaaaaccatcgcactatataataacaaacaataataaaagtaagaaaattatacaagaaTCTATCTAAATCGTACAAGTAAAAAAATTcgtttagaaagaagataagaacaagaggctcaccacggtggtgccggcgacaagtcggcgggcgatcgacggcggtgaggacgggaCGGGACATGatggaccgccaaacctagacaaatcttgaggaaaatggagcatggacaaggagcttcgagaggagaaagcttaactgtggctcgggcatttcatcgagcagctcatgtgcataggaggtgagctagagcaccgcAAAGCTCACCCACGGCCGgccaaaaaacagagcagtggctcTGCTCGCCGGCAGGGGCGGGGGTATATATATGCCtctttttagtcccggttggaggctAAAACTGAAATTAAAGGGCTGCATTTGGTCCCGGTTTcagtccccaaccgggactaaaggttgtgggccaGAAGCGAGGCCCAGTGGTCCTGGTTCGTGTCTGAAACACGGACCAAAGGggtcagatgaaccgggaccaatggcccccgaggcccggccggcgccctggccttatgaaccaggactaatgcctcctttggtcccggtttgtgagtgaaccgggattaatgcccttatCCAGGCCTCAACCaaaaccctgttttctactagtgtgccttCGGCTCGCTTTGATGCTCATAGTTGTTACTAGATGATCTACGAATTTGGATGCACATTTAATTATTTCTGGTGTTTAATGATTGAAGATTGATAGATCGAGTTTTCCCGTAAGAAGAAATAACCGGGCTACCCAACGCATGATCATTCTGTAATGCCCAAGTGTATTCTCTCAGCCCAGTAGTAAGTGCGCGATATACTCATGCTCAACTTTCGGGGCCCAGGCACGGCCGCTTGGCTCTGGTGCAGAGTGTGCGACGCGCCGACGGCAAACCAGCCACACCACGCATCCGGCCTCTTCACAGTGAGGCGGCGAGGTGGCGACACCACACACACCGATATACGGACTGCGATTCAACGGCGAGGGGCAGCCGCAACATGGCGAGTCGGCGACGACAAATCGTGCGCGCCGTACATGGGTATCAGGACAAATCGTGCCCTCTCCTCTGTATGTCCAGACGTTATGCATATATCAGGACAGTCACGTTTAAAACAATAGGAATAAGAATGTTCCGTATGCTAACAAACTGCAAGGACCAACGGGTTCTTTCGCCGGGGCTGATGCTGGGAAGGACGCCAGATATTCATGTATGCTGCTCGTGGTCCAGAGAGTGTTGGCCGTCGCTCGTTTGTCTTCAGCTTCTTGTCCTGTGCTGAAACCTCAACCCGGTGGCTGTGCTTGACACGGGGCTTAGATTTCGGTGGGCTGGTGTTTTTTCTGTGGTGGAGTCAGAGTTACCGGCGGCGGGACAAATTTAACGAGTAATGACACCGACGCTTCTTTTGTGAGCTGTTATATTCACTAAAAAGAagctttctcaaaaaaaaaatcactAAAAAGAAGAAGATGGCACACTGATCCACGCTGCTCGGTTTATTAAAGGAAAACCGAGCGAAAATCTATGCAATGGTGGTTGCCTGTGTTGTGCTGATGGCTGGCGAGTCTCCAAGGGCATATCTTTAATTTGAGTTCATTTCTCTTCCGGTATTGTGTCTTGTCGTTTAGGAGTGTTTCATTTTTGTGCATATTTGCAAAAAATTCACTCAATGAGATGAAGCCCTCTGTACCAAAGAAAAACCATCGTCCCAAGCTTTGttaattttttttcatttgttAGAACACAAAAATCTTGGAATAAAGTACTAAACCACAATTATCTAGCCATATGTAACATGACTGAGTAAAATTAAAACAAAAGAGAGGAGTATAAAAGTATCCGTCACTTAAACATGTACAGTACACGACGTCCTTTATAAGAAAGCAATCTGTCCTTCAACCTGCAAACACATTCATTTGTTTGTCTATAGCTTGTTGCAAGCTCTTTTTTATGTGGCTTCTCAATCACACAAAAATCATGTCAGACTTATCAGATGCCTAAAATACTATTTTGCCCTATCAAAGAACCTCTACCGTTTGTTCACAATAATGGTTGTACCTTGTCGACCTCGACAATTCTCCTCTCTTTCTGTGTGCGCGCGCTCGCACGCGCTTACGcttgtgtgtgcgagagagagactCATATGCCAATATAATAAAATCGTAGGTTTTTACGCGATAAGATTGAATTGACCTTTTGAATAAATTGCAAAGAAGAAATGAGACGAAGGCACTGACAAAGAAGTAGAGCCCCTTGGACGATGTAGAGAGCTCCTTAAAGCACCTACATACTGTGTGCATCAGATACCCTCTCTTATGTCCTATGTGTGACACATTACAGGTGGAAGTTCCTGAGCATGTGAAGTGTTTATTATTTTGTAAAATTGTAAATTACATAATAATTAAATAACTCATACATCATAAAATCCGCGCCTCAAGTATCTCACCTCTAGTCAAATGTGAGGCACCGCCTACCCACGTAGCGTGCTCCATTAAATTACGGCTTCCATCCTTGCACAATATAGTTGCGCTACACTTCTACCCGCCTTTGATACACCACCCCCACCCACCCAATCTCCACCATCTAACCTACTAGCCAAAAGGTTTGGAAGTGCAACCACTAATCTCTTTTTGGACGTTTTTCCCTAGAGCTACAATTCTATCATGAAAATCCTCTGTATGGTCATCATCAGTTCGATCCAACAATGGTGATGTTTAATTGTCGTCCATTTCACGAGAGACTTTGGCTTGGAGCACTACTTTCATTGTTGTAGTTGCTACACTAGACCTAGTGACATCATGTTGATGGCAACCACTCATGAAAATTATTTCTTTGTAATTATTTCCATTTTCAAAGCCAGTTTATTTGGCATCAATGGTTTTGGCCCAATTTTAATAAATTATGGTTGCCTGCATCAACTAAtgcgcatggagaccggggggggggggggggggtaggttacCCTTGCATTAGTACAAACATATGGTATTATGAGCATTTTCACAATGGAACATTTGTCTTTGCTCCACTGATTAAATACATGAAAAGTTCTGGGCTGATTATGGACCATTGGtacttaatttatttatgactttacaatttttGTAATTTTCATTATAGAGCACAAAAAGAGAGACTTTTGTCTTAGAAAAATAGGTGAGCAACACATATGTGATATTTGACCATAGTAGGCGTCAACCTTATAATGTTCAACATATACCACCAATTAAACTATGTGGCCTTTTCCTTTCGCGATGAACGTTGTGTCCAGTTCAATGGATGGCCTTCTTCAAGGATGCCACGATGATGGGGTACTTTGCCTTCGCTTTCTCGAGATGCTTTGCAACGATAGAAGCATACACCACGAATAGCTCCTCAATAATGTCATCTCCAAAGTGGTCTGCTATCAGTGGCTCCAACACGGCCCTTATGCACTTGGCCACATTTGCCCCGCTGCTAGCAAAGTCTAGTACCACATCACTTTCCGAGTCGTCCTGAGGATCCCAGTTGGATTCAAAGAGTCTGACATGCTCGATATCAAAGAGCTTAGTCTCATTGATCAACGCCTTCATCTCTTTCACCGATGGAGCGTAGTATGGCAGGTTGAATGAGTCCAGCTTCTCCTTCTCCACACGGCCCTATCATCCAACTCAATAATATTTTAGATAAGAGTGTACCAAATGAGAACTCCTATTTTGTAGAGACGTTATTCATTAAACTTTTCTCACTGAAATCCAATCTAATTATTGTATTAATTTGCACATGAATTCTTTTATCCTCACTTTTAAATTTCACGTGCCAATTTTCTTCTCCTTTTACGAGAATGTGTACTTCACTTTGTATGCTCCTCATGCGATAATTTATGTCACTGTCTTACACGGATGAAATTTTGTTGATGGACAGCTGCCATGCTAGAATGAATTAATTAAGGAGCATATCAAGTCACATAAGCAACTATAAGTTTGTTAGTAAAGAGTAACATGGCGTAATCGTTACTGGCAAACAAAGCAAATCATTGATGTAACCAACATGTATGGATGTACCTTTAGGACCAGAGACTGGAGAGATTTGGCAACCAATTCAAATAAGGTGCTAACATCCCCGTGCATCATCATCTCTTCACTCTTTCTTCCAAGAAATGTTAGCAACATTCGGCCTCCGTTGACAAGCTCTCTGGAGCGCAGTGCAAGGAACAACTCAAAGTCCGTTTTGAATTGCTGTTGGAACAGCTTAATCACAATAGGTGGGGTAGTCTTTCCAATGTAGATGTTGCCTTCGTTCACGTGAGTGCACCTTGAGAGTTCCTCAGGGACCTAGGTAGTTAAGTATCGTAGCATTATTAATTAAGTTGTCGAACGATAGTAGTACTCGTTCACCCCCAATTAATCACTGATCCCTAGTAGAAAATCAAAGTGATTCAGGTCACTGGCTAGTGACTTGTATCCTGATGATTGTTATTAGTATGCAAGAACATCGACTTATTCTCTGCATTTCAAGTTATGTTGCATATtagttttttttctaattttttataTTACATCCCGTAGTAGGGCGACGGCTAAGGCGTAGCAAGCATGAGCATTTACGACTAGGGTGTGCACGAATTAGGGATGCAAAGTGTCGCCCAGACCCGGCCCGCTTCATATTCAAAACTAGAAAATTCTGTTCTAGAAGGATTAGAGTGCATTAGATTAGTTTTCATTATTCTTGCAAAAAGATTGATTTGTATTAGTTGGGTGTTTTGCGAGACGCCGCCCTGCACGGTACCCCTAGCATGAACCGATGCATTAGTATCACCTCTAGCCTAAAAAGCACATCTTAGCTCATCCCTGGTTTGAGTAATTTTTTTTGATATGGAAAGTAAAATGAAATGAAGGGAGAACTACCGTAGCTTATTTTAGTGCGAGTGTATTGGCATCGAACGATACACTATCATAAATAAAGGGATATTATAGCATACAAACAATTTCGGAGAAGTGTAAGATGGACTAAATTAATATAGGAAGTACATTGTAAAATTTAATACAATAGGTTTATACTCATTGATTTTTTTATATCATTGTACTTTTTTGCTAACACATATTGTTTTGtttttaaattttatttatgttgccATGTGAACTTTCCACGTGTACAAATTCCATAGTTTTGCAACTATGGCGACAAAATTTTCCAATCAGCGACCATTCTCTATAACTTAATAGTATGCCTTGCATATATAGTTGCATGCATTCACTAAAAGACATTGTGTCCTTCAGATCTATGATCCACTACACCTAGAATTAATATGGACTGAACAATCTTGGAGTTGATCCAATACCTAACATGTTTTCTTCATTCATATCTGACAACGCCCACATAAATAAAGCCTGAGTTAGCGAACAACGATGTTACAGATCGTTAATTAACTAAAACTTGAACATTACTAGCTAGGACATAATTATCACGTTGcagacaatatgatgcatgcataccTTAGAGCGCCACATGAGGGAGTAGGACGAGTGGAAGAAATGGACGCTCCGAGAAGGGAAAAGCTTCCTGTAGTAGGATCCCGGCAGGCCCGCCACATAGTAGGGCTGCGTCTCATTGCCGCCGAGATCTTCAAGTTGCTCCAGTGACCGAAAGACGAGGTTGAAATCGTTCCCCGGCAGGTCATTCAAGAAGAACTGCACCTCCACGGCGCGCCGTTCTTCTTCCGATTTCCGAGTGTAGAACTGGACCGCGCCGATCACCTCGCAGACGACACGCAGAGTGTTCGGGCCCGACGAGCAGCCGAGGTCAGCGACGACCATCGTGCTCCGTCGGGCTGAGAGCGACGTGCACAGCTCTTCTATGGCCTTGTGAAGCACCGGCCTTGTCTCCAAAATGGCCCTCTCCTGCATACATGCATGAAACACAGCAAATTATTCATGCAACGAGAGTGAATTGCAACACAGTGCAGGATACAAACCTGGAGCCTCTCAACTAAAAAACAAACAAACCTGGAGCCTGGAGTTTGCGGCGTAGCTGTTTTCGCCGTTGCCGGTAACCATGCGAACGCCGCTCCCTTCCTTCATAGCTATTCAGGGGTGATGCCTATTAGCTTTACAAGTTCGGGGGTACAAGCTTGCTAGATTGACTGCACCATGTGTCCAGTATAGACCACAACGGCTCTATCATTTATAGAGAGGTAGGacaacgcaagcgctcatacatacgtgtatacactcacctctatgagcaccttcgagagactgagccggcatgtcatcttgaaatttatgaagtcatcataggcacctcgtcgtcgacagaAACATCTCCTCCCATTGAAAGCGCATCGCCGAGCACTAGTACTTGAACGTGGGCTGGGAATACCACTGTctctctaaccatccaatcacaggttggttcgcagATGGTTACGGGGTTGTTAGAATTAATTGGCTGAGATTTGATTAAGTGAGGTGGGCCcaccagtggggggggggggggggggattagatGAGGCCAGCAGCATGGTCGGTGAGAGCCCGTCGAGTTTGCCCGTGTGTAGTGTTATCGCACAAACACACACACTCATTCACTCTACTGGGTACTACAAGGCGTACTTAACAGTTTTTGTTTTGTTTGGAAAAGGAGCATATTTAACTTGATTGACAGGTCACCTTGACTAAGAGTGTGCCTCACTTCTTTTCTAGGTACGTAGGCCTTCGTTATCAAGGACACGTGAGGTTCTCAGAGAATAGATGGCTATATACTCCCCCGCCGTACCAGCACTTAAGTTTTGACAATATTGCACGAGACAAACATGCTCACTCCCAAGGTTCTTGACATACATATGTTAAATGTCTCATCCCAGAGACAAACATTTGTGGCACATAATCTTCTGTTCCCACCTCAATAGCTTCTTAGTTATGTGATGAACATGCCTCTTTTGCATACAACTTGTAATAAAAGGACAATTTTGTCCTAGCAATGCATGTGGTGCTTATGCTGTTAGGGCATCTTCACGCCGATTCTCAAACTACCTACAACCGTTTGGACCGCGCGATCCGGATGTGTTGTGCCATCCAACATGGTCCTGCATCAGGCCGTAGGACAGTCCGGACGCATTTTCTCTTGCAAACCGGAGACAAATCGGAGGGGGAGGGGGCTTTGTGGGCTTCCGGACAGCACCCACGCCCGCTTCTAGCTACCCTGACCCACCCAAAACCATTCTCCCTCTCTCATGCGCGTTCCCGCCTGGCgttagctgcccgcattcatgccgcggTAGAGCAGCCGCTCCACA
Protein-coding regions in this window:
- the LOC123170506 gene encoding anthranilate O-methyltransferase 2; this encodes MKEGSGVRMVTGNGENSYAANSRLQERAILETRPVLHKAIEELCTSLSARRSTMVVADLGCSSGPNTLRVVCEVIGAVQFYTRKSEEERRAVEVQFFLNDLPGNDFNLVFRSLEQLEDLGGNETQPYYVAGLPGSYYRKLFPSRSVHFFHSSYSLMWRSKVPEELSRCTHVNEGNIYIGKTTPPIVIKLFQQQFKTDFELFLALRSRELVNGGRMLLTFLGRKSEEMMMHGDVSTLFELVAKSLQSLVLKGRVEKEKLDSFNLPYYAPSVKEMKALINETKLFDIEHVRLFESNWDPQDDSESDVVLDFASSGANVAKCIRAVLEPLIADHFGDDIIEELFVVYASIVAKHLEKAKAKYPIIVASLKKAIH